From one Rhodamnia argentea isolate NSW1041297 chromosome 1, ASM2092103v1, whole genome shotgun sequence genomic stretch:
- the LOC115747074 gene encoding F-box protein SKIP2 translates to MGQVPSSASASASPEPSHRGISSSQRLDSLPSLELISSSDEDEVCRGDSGGGGYDYTGDLPDECLAHVFHFLGAGDRKRCSSVCRRWLRVDGESRHRLSLNAHAELLSSLPSIFTRFDAVTKLALRCDRKSVSLGDDALILISLKCRSLTRLKLRGCRELTDLGVATFAQNCTQLRKLSCGSCSFGARAINAVLDHCVNLEELSIKRLRGIHDGAEPIGPGAAAKSLRSICLRELINGQSFGPLLVEARKLSTLKLIRCLGDWDKVLQTIGRSNPGLLEVHLERIQVSDGGLSGIANCKGIETLHVVKVPECSNLGLSSIAENCRQLRKLHIDGWRINRIGDEGLVEVAKHCLQLQELVLIGVSVTHSSLGLIGSNCRKLERLAFCGSDTVSDVEIACIATKCEALKKLCIKNCPVSDVGIESLARGCPNLVKIKVRKCRGVSGQVVELLKEQRGSLVFNLDAGEIEALDDFGVEESAAEFPPANASDVPSSSNERSMLFRAKLGFFAGRNLVACTFRRWSNGENSTNGNL, encoded by the coding sequence ATGGGGCAGGTCCCGTcttccgcctccgcctccgcctcccccGAGCCCAGCCACCGCGGGATCTCGTCCAGCCAGCGCCTCGACTCCCTCCCCTCGCTGGAGCTCATTTCCTCCTCCGACGAGGACGAGGTCTGCCGCGGcgacagcggcggcggcgggtatGACTACACCGGCGACCTGCCCGACGAGTGCCTGGCCCACGTCTTCCACTTCCTCGGCGCCGGCGACAGGAAGCGCTGCTCCTCCGTGTGCCGGCGGTGGCTCCGCGTCGACGGGGAGAGCCGGCACCGCCTCTCGCTCAACGCGCACGCCGAGCTGCTCTCCTCCCTCCCGTCCATTTTCACTCGCTTCGACGCCGTCACCAAGCTCGCCCTCCGCTGCGACCGGAAGTCGGTCAGCCTGGGCGACGACGCGCTCATCCTCATCTCCCTCAAGTGCCGGAGCCTCACGCGGCTCAAGCTCCGCGGCTGCCGCGAGCTCACCGATCTCGGAGTCGCGACCTTCGCCCAGAACTGTACGCAGCTGAGGAAGCTGTCCTGCGGCTCGTGCTCCTTCGGCGCGAGAGCCATCAATGCGGTGCTTGATCATTGCGTGAATCTGGAGGAGCTGTCCATTAAGCGGCTCCGGGGAATCCACGATGGAGCCGAGCCGATCGGGCCGGGAGCGGCCGCGAAGTCGTTGAGATCCATTTGCTTGAGGGAGCTCATTAATGGTCAGTCTTTCGGTCCTCTTCTAGTTGAAGCGAGAAAGCTCTCCACTTTGAAGTTGATACGCTGTTTGGGTGACTGGGATAAGGTTCTCCAAACAATTGGGAGGTCGAATCCAGGTTTATTAGAAGTTCATTTGGAGAGAATTCAGGTGAGCGATGGTGGTCTTTCTGGGATTGCGAATTGCAAGGGTATCGAGACTCTGCATGTTGTGAAGGTCCCCGAGTGTTCGAATTTGGGGCTTTCAAGCATCGCTGAGAATTGCAGGCAATTGAGGAAGCTTCACATTGACGGGTGGAGAATAAACAGGATAGGCGATGAGGGTCTGGTCGAGGTCGCCAAGCACTGCCTTCAGTTGCAGGAGCTAGTTCTGATCGGCGTTAGCGTGACGCATTCGAGCTTGGGTTTGATCGGTTCCAATTGCAGGAAATTGGAAAGGCTAGCCTTCTGCGGGAGCGACACGGTCAGCGATGTGGAGATCGCGTGCATCGCCACAAAGTGCGAGGCCCTGAAGAAGCTTTGCATCAAGAATTGCCCCGTTTCTGATGTCGGGATTGAATCCCTTGCGCGGGGGTGTCCCAATCTGGTGAAGATTAAGGTGAGGAAGTGCAGAGGAGTGAGCGGCCAAGTCGTGGAGCTGTTGAAGGAGCAGAGAGGGTCGTTGGTCTTCAATTTGGATGCCGGCGAAATCGAAGCCTTGGATGATTTCGGAGTTGAAGAAAGCGCGGCGGAGTTCCCTCCGGCAAATGCTTCCGATGTGCCGTCAAGTAGCAATGAGAGGTCCATGTTGTTTAGGGCCAAACTAGGTTTTTTCGCGGGTAGGAATTTAGTGGCTTGCACCTTCAGGAGGTGGTCAAATGGTGAAAATAGCACCAATGGAAACTTGTGA